Proteins from a genomic interval of Balaenoptera musculus isolate JJ_BM4_2016_0621 chromosome 16, mBalMus1.pri.v3, whole genome shotgun sequence:
- the LOC118882583 gene encoding LOW QUALITY PROTEIN: Y-box-binding protein 1-like (The sequence of the model RefSeq protein was modified relative to this genomic sequence to represent the inferred CDS: inserted 1 base in 1 codon), giving the protein MSSEAETQQPPAAXAPALTAAAAKPSTTGMGRTGIGAGRGGPGGLTSAPPAGRDKKVIAAKALGTVKWFNVKNRYGFINSNDTKEHVFVHQTAVKKNPRKYLRGAADGETVEFDAAEGEKGAQAANVTGPGGVPAQGSKYAADRNHHRHYPRRRGPPRNPPQNYQNSESGEKNEGSESAPEGQARQRRPYRRRRCPPYCTWRPCGRRPQHSNPPVQREVMEGADNQGAGEQGRGARQNVPSSPKTPREDGNEEDKENQGDETQRQQPPRHRYRGNFNYRRRRPENPKPQDGKETKAANPPAEHSPAPEAEQGGAEKMPAYHLYHHPV; this is encoded by the exons ATGAGCAGCGAGGCCGAGACCCAGCAGCCGCCCGCCG CAGCCCCCGCCCTCACTGCCGCCGCCGCCAAGCCCAGCACGACGGGCATGGGCAGGACTGGCATTGGCGCAGGGCGCGGCGGCCCCGGCGGCCTCACTTCAGCGCCGCCTGCCGGCAGGGACAAGAAGGTCATTGCAGCAAAGGCTCTGGGGACAGTAAAATGGTTCAATGTAAAAAACAGATATGGTTTCATCAACAGTAATGACACCAAGGAACATGTATTCGTACACCAGACTGCTGTAAAGAAGAATCCCAGGAAGTACCTTCGCGGTGCAGCAGACGGAGAGACTGTGGAGTTCGATGCCGCTGAAGGAGAAAAGGGTGCGCAGGCAGCAAATGTTACAGGCCCTGGGGGAGTTCCAGCGCAAGGCAGTAAATATGCAGCAGACCGTAACCATCATAGACACTATCCACGTCGCAGGGGTCCTCCACGCAATCCCCCGCAGAATTACCAGAACAGTGAGAGTGGGGAAAAGAATGAGGGATCGGAGAGTGCTCCCGAAGGCCAAGCCCGACAGCGCCGGCCCTACCGCAGGCGAAGGTGCCCCCCTTACTGCACGTGGAGACCCTGTGGGCGTCGACCACAGCATTCCAACCCTCCTGTGCAGAGAGAAGTGATGGAGGGTGCTGACAATCAGGGTGCAGGAGAACAAGGTAGAGGAGCGAGACAGAATGTGCCCTCCTCGCCAAAGACGCCCAGAGAGGACGGCAACGAAGAAGATAAGGAAAATCAAGGAGATGAGACCCAACGTCAGCAGCCACCTCGACATCGGTACCGCGGCAACTTCAATTACCGACGCAGACGCCCAGAAAACCCTAAACCACAAGATGGCAAAGAGACAAAAGCAGCCAATCCACCAGCTGAGCATTCACCCGCTCCCGAGGCTGAGCAGGGCGGGGCTGAGAAAATGCCGGCTTACCATCTCTACCATCACCCGGTTTAG